In Triticum aestivum cultivar Chinese Spring chromosome 5B, IWGSC CS RefSeq v2.1, whole genome shotgun sequence, the following proteins share a genomic window:
- the LOC123115338 gene encoding uncharacterized protein, producing the protein MPPPRPRHAPGTPAPRPTTRPPRSRHAPATLSPCPRHILRHKGGLLPVFPEEEPKQHQVTVSHAASKGRYARFKHNLNAKAQETKQHHHQVATSGASSKGRSQAGWMSKERSTPEGINMEEHAWRFRPLPPPKWTGDFNIASIGIPPVMRKRKPPEVRNALRERRVAAKQKDARYHAEVALRKYNRANNTKYELVEVKVISIFYEFGGGGAHYNFTAKQPEDQQNADANSTKLFFSEVDLYFRSENDVIMCCIVGENDAGRCYGCENYQPVVHPSSQAYGGGSSTCIAYPRSDGDSDSD; encoded by the exons ATGCCCCCGCCACGCCCTCGCCACGCCCCCGGCACGCCCGCGCCACGCCCCACCACGCGCCCGCCACGCTCTCGCCATGCCCCGGCCACGCTCTCGCCATGCCCTCGCCACATTCTTCG GCATAAGGGGGGTTTGCTGCCTGTCTTCCCAGAGGAGGAGCCAAAGCAACACCAAGTTACAGTTTCACATGCTGCTTCAAAGGGGAGATATGCAAG GTTTAAACATAATTTGAATGCCAAGGCACAGGAGACAAAGCAACACCACCATCAAGTTGCCACCTCAGGCGCCTCTTCAAAAGGGAG GAGTCAAGCTGGTTGGATGTCCAAGGAGAGGAGCACTCCTGAAGGTATCAACATGGAGGAACATGCTTGGAGGTTTCGGCCTCTGCCCCCACCCAAATGGACGGGTGACTTTAACATCGCTTCCATCGGAATTCCACCTGTAATGCGAAAGAGGAAACCTCCGGAGGTGAGGAACGCGCTGCGTGAAAGAAGAGTCGCGGCCAAACAAAAGGATGCGCGCTACCACGCGGAGGTGGCCCTGCGTAAATACAACAGAGCCAACAACACCAAG TATGAGCTGGTGGAGGTAAAAGTAATATCTATATTTTACGAGTTTGGAGGGGGCGGTGCCCATTATAACTTCACAGCTAAGCAGCCTGAGGACCAGCAGAATGCTGATGCCAACAGTACCAAACTATTCTTCTCTGAAGTCGACCTCTATTTTCGGAGTGAGAATGATGTGATTATGTGCTGTATAGTTGGAGAAAATGATGCAG GGCGCTGCTACGGCTGCGAAAACTACCAGCCTGTTGTTCACCCAAGCAGCCAAGCATATGGCGGCGGTAGTAGTACTTGTATTGCCTATCCTCGTTCGGATGGCGATAGCGATAGCGACTAG